A genomic stretch from Lathyrus oleraceus cultivar Zhongwan6 chromosome 2, CAAS_Psat_ZW6_1.0, whole genome shotgun sequence includes:
- the LOC127123858 gene encoding non-specific lipid transfer protein GPI-anchored 8, translating into MNSCKMMDIITLLMIISMSVTSLVDAQVLPPCANPLLPCIHYANSNTPPDNICCNPIKDVNTTYETCFCQIALTPGLLEAYGLKLVQAFKILHSCGVKMDPSICNGMSNLNTPSPILPLSLVQPSATPKSDEGGASKISLIGFWFIVFIWAPLLFK; encoded by the exons ATGAATAGTTGCAAAATGATGGATATTATTACATTGTTAATGATAATTAGCATGAGTGTAACTAGCTTAGTAGATGCTCAAGTGCTTCCACCTTGTGCTAATCCACTATTACCATGCATTCACTACGCTAACTCCAATACTCCACCAGACAACATATGCTGCAATCCAATTAAAGATGTAAACACAACCTACGAAACATGTTTCTGTCAAATTGCTTTAACTCCAGGTTTACTTGAAGCTTATGGACTTAAGTTAGTTCAAGCTTTCAAAATTCTACACTCATGTGGAGTCAAAATGGATCCTAGTATCTGCAATGGTATGTCAAATTTAAACA CGCCTTCTCCGATTCTTCCTCTGTCGTTAGTGCAACCCTCTG CAACACCTAAAAGTGATGAAGGAGGAGCGAGCAAGATTTCTTTGATTGGATTCTGGTTTATAGTGTTTATTTGGGCACCTTTGTTGTTTAAGTAA